From Rutidosis leptorrhynchoides isolate AG116_Rl617_1_P2 chromosome 3, CSIRO_AGI_Rlap_v1, whole genome shotgun sequence, a single genomic window includes:
- the LOC139902058 gene encoding uncharacterized protein — MSTDTLKSLAAQPIHHIQHSVPFKLDMEISKYASWCELFKIHCRAHDVFDHLTSDSPATSSKGKETDDSNNIELWHRQDEIVLQWIYATISIDVMHTILEPDTTAKQAWERLKNIFHDNKNSRALALENQFLNTKLDNFPNVSAYCQELKMLSDQLANVDAKVDRKRLVLQLVAGLNDNYAAIGTHINQMKKLPTFYDARSKLILEESLKNRKAAMANPNDSSTALVATTENSDNQQQQNTGRDSNTNNRTFNNGGYCGRGGRNRGGCSYRGRGCNTSHNNNQSGNLLQAWARPPLGPHKTATGTGPIAIISGLDRPNNSAASAGILGPRPQANYASNTSSYTPTDIDQALYTMSLNPPDDKWYMDTGASSYMTGNRGYPTTHRGYKCYNLQTRTIIISRHVLFNETSFPFDKSQTPQPEQYDVLHSPISILPTNIPQPQMPYQPSPPAQTPITPQTQSPSSGSSTSQSSSSAQRAQSPTLAHSQSPHWAQSLPTAHTESAQSASLPSVTETSNSPPTPPLGPVFHTPPPARTITTRSMSGIFKPKNPFNLSVTANPISPIPKNLKEALNDPNWKCAMTDEFQALIKNGTWDLIFKYKFRSDGTFERYKARLVGDGRSQQVGIDCTEKFSPVVKPVTIRVVISLALANSWAIHQLDVKNAFLHGNLHETVFMHQPMAYVSTLGFVHSRCDHSLFIYRNGYDIAYLLLYVDDIILTASSDTLRRTIIHNLSGEFAMKDLGSIQTPVDTKPKQSGKTGKLYSDRTEFCSLAGALQYLTFTRPDISYAGTVHYGLHLYRLRTQHLVSYTDADWAGCPDTRRSTLGYCVYFGDNLISWSSKRQATLSRSSAEAEYRGVANVVSESCWLRNLLLELHRPVHKATVVYCDNVSTVFMSSNPIQHQRTKHIELDIHFVRDQVARGQVRVLHVPSRYQIADVFTKGLPLVLFDEFRDILHVRLPPASTAGDY, encoded by the exons ATGTCTACAGATACTTTAAAATCATTGGCAGCACAACCAATCCATCATATTCAACATTCTGTCCCATTCAAATTGGATATGGAAATAAGCAAGTATGCCTCTTGGTGTGAACTCTTCAAGATTCATTGTAGAGCACATGATGTTTTTGATCATCTCACCTCTGATTCTCCTGCTACATCTTCCAAAGGCAAGGAAACAGATGACTCCAACAATATCGAGCTTTGGCATCGTCAAGATGAAATTGTTCTTCAATGGATATATGCCACCATATCCATTGATGTTATGCACACAATCTTAGAACCCGACACCACCGCAAAGCAAGCCTGGGAGCGTTTGAAGAATATTTTTCACGACAACAAAAATTCTCGAGCCTTAGCTCTCGAGAATCAATTCCTCAACACTAAGCTAGACAATTTCCCGAATGTTTCAGCCTATTGTCAGGAGCTTAAGATGCTCTCTGATCAACTTGCTAATGTCGATGCTAAGGTCGATCGAAAACGACTTGTTCTTCAACTAGTTGCTGGATTAAATGACAACTATGCTGCAATTGGTACTCACATCAATCAAATGAAAAAGCTACCGACATTCTACGATGCACGATCGAAGCTAATTCTTGAGGAATCTCTCAAGAACCGCAAAGCAGCCATGGCTAACCCTAATGATTCTTCAACGGCCTTAGTAGCAACAACCGAGAACTCTGACAACCAACAACAACAGAATACTGGACGGGACTCGAATACTAATAATCGTACCTTCAATAATGGTGGTTATTGTGGCCGAGGTGGTAGGAACCGAGGTGGATGCAGCTATCGGGGTAGAGGGTGTAATACCTCTCACAATAACAATCAATCTGGTAATCTGTTGCAAGCTTGGGCCAGGCCTCCCCTTGGGCCTCACAAAACAGCAACTGGAACTGGCCCAATTGCAATAATCAGTGGTTTGGACCG GCCCAATAATTCAGCAGCATCAGCAGGCATTCTCGGCCCACGTCCTCAGGCTAATTATGCATCCAACACGTCATCTTATACACCTACTGACATCGACCAAGCTCTTTATACTATGTCACTGAACCCGCCTGACGATAAATGGTACATGGATACAGGCGCTTCTTCTTACATGACTGGTAATCGAG GCTACCCCACCACTCATCGCGGATATAAATGCTATAATCTACAAACCCGCACAATCATAATTTCTAGACATGTTCTCTTCAATGAAACCTCGTTCCCTTTCGATAAATCACAAACACCCCAACCTGAACAATACGACGTTCTTCACTCTCCCATCTCCATATTACCAACAAATATTCCACAACCACAAATGCCCTACCAGCCCAGTCCACCGGCCCAAACACCGATAACCCCACAAACCCAATCTCCTTCTTCTGGCTCCTCTACGAGCCAATCCTCCTCTTCGGCTCAACGAGCACAATCTCCTACTTTAGCTCACTCCCAATCACCACACTGGGCCCAGTCTTTACCTACGGCCCACACTGAATCGGCCCAATCTGCCTCCTTACCTTCGGTAACAGAAACATCGAACAGCCCACCAACTCCACCTCTCGGTCCCGTCTTTCATACTCCACCCCCAGCTCGCACTATCACTACACGTTCTATGTCCGGTATTTTTAAACCCAAAAATCCATTCAATCTTTCAGTCACTGCTAACCCTATCTCACCTATTCCGAAAAACCTAAAAGAGGCCCTTAATGACCCTAACTGGAAATGTGCCATGACCGACGAGTTTCAGGCACTTATTAAAAATGGGACTTGGGATTTG atttttaaatataagtttcgaTCTGACGGTACTTTTGAGCGATACAAAGCTCGTTTGGTTGGTGATGGCAGGTCACAACAGGTTGGCATTGATTGTACCGAGAAATTTAGTCCTGTAGTTAAGCCCGTTACCATCAGGGTTGTAATTAGCTTAGCATTAGCAAATTCATGGGCCATTCATCAGCTTGATGTCAAGAATGCCTTTCTTCATGGCAATCTACATGAGACCGTTTTTATGCATCAGCCCATGG CATATGTGTCTACACTTGGGTTTGTCCATAGTCGTTGCGATCATTCTTTATTTATATATCGCAATGGTTATGATATTGCTTATTTAttgctatatgttgatgacattatattAACTGCATCTTCTGATACTTTACGCCGTACTATTATTCATAATTTATCTGGAGAGTTTGCTATGAAGGATCTTGGAAGCATACA GACTCCGGTGGATACTAAACCCAAACAGAGTGGCAAAACAGGGAAACTATATTCTGATCGCACTGAGTTTTGCAGTTTGGCCGGCGCACTACAGTATTTGACATTCACACGTCCTGACATCTCTTATGCG GGCACCGTCCATTATGGTCTTCATTTGTACAGGTTACGTACTCAACATCTGGTTTCATACACTGATGCTGATTGGGCAGGTTGCCCGGATACACGTCGGTCTACTTTGGGTTATTGTGTTTATTTTGGTGATAACTTAATTTCATGGTCTTCAAAAAGGCAGGCTACTCTTTCTCGATCTAGTGCTGAAGCAGAGTATCGTGGTGTAGCAAATGTGGTCTCTGAATCCTGCTGGTTACGTAACTTATTATTAGAACTTCATCGTCCAGTTCATAAAGCCACTGTTGTTTACTGTGATAATGTCAGTACTGTCTTTATGTCAAGTAATCCAATTCAGCATCAACGTACGAAACATATAGAGTTAGACATTCATTTTGTGCGTGATCAGGTTGCTCGAGGACAAGTTCGGGTTCTTCATGTCCCATCTCGTTACCAGATTGCAGATGTTTTCACGAAAGGGTTACCACTCGTCTTATTTGATGAATTTCGAGACATTCTTCACGTCCGTTTACCTCCTGCTTCGACTGCGGGGGACTATTAG